In a genomic window of Herpetosiphonaceae bacterium:
- a CDS encoding phosphotransferase — protein sequence MRTPPRLTDAAIRAALYAHYSMSITALTFLPIGNDSASFVYRVDAVDGTSYFLKVRAGVGFSPPSLLIPRFIHEQGIAHIVAPLPTTDGAMWVGVDDFALSLYPFIAARNAAKVGLSDQHWRDLGGTLRQIHTSQLPAELRLMIPQERFIPSRRHVLTQLQPVIDSHDLADPIQRALAAFWRERRHDIHALIERADTLGSQLRQATLPRVLCHADLHTWNVLLDSAQQMWIVDWDEMILAPKERDLMFVIGGIGHGLVSPHETTCFLQGYGDVAIDQRALVYYRYAWAVQDMAAYAEEVFVLPDLGEQDRSAAVDGFIDLFAPGNIVAIARASDSSAL from the coding sequence ATGCGCACACCACCCAGGCTCACAGACGCAGCCATTCGCGCGGCGCTGTACGCACACTATAGCATGTCGATCACGGCGCTGACCTTCCTCCCAATCGGCAATGACTCCGCATCGTTCGTGTACCGCGTAGATGCCGTCGATGGGACGAGCTATTTTCTCAAAGTTCGTGCTGGCGTGGGTTTCAGCCCGCCGAGCCTGCTCATCCCGCGCTTCATCCACGAGCAAGGCATTGCCCACATCGTCGCGCCACTGCCGACGACGGACGGCGCCATGTGGGTCGGCGTAGACGATTTCGCCTTGAGCCTCTATCCCTTTATCGCGGCGCGCAACGCCGCGAAGGTGGGCCTGTCGGATCAGCACTGGCGTGACCTTGGCGGCACGCTCCGGCAGATCCATACGAGTCAACTGCCCGCTGAGCTGCGGCTGATGATCCCGCAGGAAAGGTTTATTCCCTCGCGACGCCACGTGCTGACCCAACTCCAACCGGTGATCGACAGCCACGACCTCGCCGACCCGATCCAGCGTGCGCTGGCCGCGTTTTGGCGTGAGCGGCGGCACGACATACACGCGCTGATCGAACGGGCCGACACGCTCGGCAGCCAGTTGCGTCAAGCCACCCTGCCGCGCGTGCTGTGCCATGCCGATCTGCACACCTGGAACGTGCTGCTGGACTCCGCGCAGCAGATGTGGATTGTAGACTGGGATGAGATGATCCTGGCTCCGAAAGAGCGTGACCTGATGTTCGTCATCGGTGGGATTGGGCACGGTTTGGTCAGCCCGCACGAGACGACATGCTTTTTACAGGGCTATGGCGATGTGGCGATCGACCAGCGGGCGCTGGTCTATTATCGCTATGCCTGGGCGGTGCAGGATATGGCGGCGTATGCCGAAGAGGTCTTTGTTTTGCCCGATCTCGGCGAGCAAGACCGGAGCGCTGCGGTGGACGGTTTTATCGACCTGTTTGCGCCTGGAAATATCGTCGCTATCGCCCGTGCGTCGGACAGCAGCGCGCTGTAG
- a CDS encoding VOC family protein: MQDTSQKITPFLWFDDQAEEAATFYTSIFKNSKLVRVTRYESEGAAASGRSPGSVMTVVFQLNGQEFVALNGGPHFKFTEAISFVVNCESQDEVDYYWEKLSEGGDEAAQQCGWLKDKYGLSWQIVPRALEELWNDADPEKARRVWSTMLQMKKLDIAALKQAAAGQGTD; encoded by the coding sequence ATGCAAGACACCAGCCAAAAGATCACCCCCTTCTTGTGGTTCGACGATCAAGCCGAAGAGGCCGCGACCTTTTACACCTCGATTTTTAAAAACTCTAAGCTGGTGCGTGTTACGCGCTATGAGTCAGAAGGCGCGGCGGCCTCCGGCAGATCGCCGGGATCGGTTATGACCGTGGTATTCCAGCTCAACGGGCAGGAATTTGTCGCGCTCAACGGCGGGCCGCATTTCAAATTCACCGAGGCGATCTCGTTCGTCGTCAATTGCGAGTCTCAGGACGAAGTAGACTACTATTGGGAAAAGCTCTCCGAGGGCGGAGACGAAGCCGCGCAACAATGCGGGTGGCTGAAAGACAAATATGGGCTCTCGTGGCAGATCGTGCCCAGAGCATTGGAAGAGCTTTGGAATGATGCTGATCCCGAAAAAGCTCGCCGGGTGTGGAGCACAATGCTTCAGATGAAGAAGCTTGACATAGCAGCGCTCAAGCAGGCGGCTGCCGGACAGGGCACGGACTGA